In Leptolyngbya sp. CCY15150, one DNA window encodes the following:
- a CDS encoding AAA family ATPase, whose product MQDNFQSCGQRVSVIGTTGSGKTTLARQVAQHLQIPHIELDALHWESNWTAASEQVFRERVTKAVSSDHWIVDGNYSGVRDIVWGQADTVVFLDYSFWLVMGRLLRRTLQRSLKQEELWNGNREDIWKSFFSQESILLWMLQTYQRNRKKYPALFRQQEYAHLSIVHLLSPQTTSEWLLSLNSPSGTVSSPTPHWSGQPGDLSA is encoded by the coding sequence ATGCAAGACAATTTTCAGAGTTGCGGTCAGCGAGTTTCTGTTATTGGGACTACGGGGTCAGGAAAGACAACCCTAGCACGACAAGTTGCTCAGCACTTGCAGATTCCTCATATAGAGTTAGATGCACTCCACTGGGAGTCAAATTGGACAGCAGCTTCAGAACAAGTTTTTCGAGAGCGAGTGACCAAGGCTGTGAGCAGCGATCATTGGATTGTAGACGGCAACTATAGTGGAGTGCGAGACATAGTTTGGGGTCAAGCTGATACAGTAGTGTTTCTGGATTATTCTTTCTGGCTAGTGATGGGACGACTGCTGCGGCGAACATTGCAGCGATCGCTTAAACAAGAGGAACTTTGGAATGGCAATCGTGAAGATATTTGGAAATCGTTCTTTAGTCAGGAGTCTATCTTGCTATGGATGTTGCAAACCTATCAACGAAATCGTAAAAAGTATCCTGCACTATTTCGGCAACAGGAATATGCACATCTATCTATCGTCCATTTGCTATCCCCACAAACTACAAGTGAGTGGTTGTTGAGCCTTAATAGCCCTAGCGGTACAGTCAGTAGCCCAACACCTCATTGGAGCGGACAGCCGGGGGATCTTAGTGCTTAG
- a CDS encoding ferritin-like domain-containing protein — MIPTSKQALSRRQILAGGAIAGLSGAIGLSLLKPRSAMASEDDVANDLGILNTALYYEHQAIWAYGFAAPQLSETEVGQAVLALALRNQADHMEHRDLLASVITSLGGMPVMAEESYDVSAYIEAGEGNLDSDVNIAKLALALEVDAAIAYGNEAAQFKTPALVTAGVSIAATESAHATAIRAAFISLGVDIYHVPVAFINGDTRSEWVLMVE, encoded by the coding sequence ATGATTCCTACATCCAAGCAGGCGCTATCTCGCCGTCAAATCCTGGCTGGGGGTGCGATCGCTGGTCTATCTGGCGCAATTGGCCTATCGTTGCTCAAGCCGCGTTCTGCTATGGCTTCCGAGGACGATGTAGCCAATGATCTAGGCATTTTGAACACCGCTCTGTACTACGAACACCAAGCCATCTGGGCCTATGGCTTTGCTGCTCCTCAACTGAGCGAAACCGAGGTTGGGCAGGCTGTCTTGGCGCTTGCACTCAGAAATCAAGCCGACCACATGGAACACCGGGATTTACTAGCCTCCGTGATCACCAGCTTGGGCGGAATGCCCGTTATGGCAGAAGAGAGTTACGACGTTTCTGCCTACATTGAAGCTGGCGAAGGTAACCTAGACTCGGATGTGAATATTGCCAAGCTAGCTCTGGCGCTAGAGGTCGATGCAGCGATCGCCTATGGCAATGAAGCCGCTCAGTTCAAAACCCCTGCCTTGGTTACCGCTGGGGTCTCCATTGCAGCCACCGAGTCTGCCCATGCTACGGCCATTCGCGCCGCCTTTATTTCCCTCGGCGTAGATATTTATCACGTGCCTGTAGCGTTTATCAATGGCGACACTCGCAGTGAGTGGGTGTTGATGGTTGAATAA
- a CDS encoding SDR family oxidoreductase, producing MAIYVITGANRGIGYEYCRQLKERGDTAIAVCRTPSNELKQLGVQVETGIDIASDRSVADLTDRFDGLEIDVLINNAGILQRNTLENLDFESIRQQFEVNALGTLRVTQALLPNLHSGSKVIIMTSRMGSIADNTSGGSYGYRMSKVALSMAGKSLSHDLKPRGIPVGILHPGLVSTRMTGFTSGGITPETSVNGLLERIDALNLETTGTFWHANGEVLPW from the coding sequence ATGGCAATCTACGTCATCACGGGAGCAAATCGCGGCATCGGCTACGAATATTGCCGCCAACTCAAAGAACGGGGCGATACAGCGATCGCCGTTTGTCGTACACCCTCGAATGAGCTGAAGCAGCTAGGAGTGCAGGTCGAAACCGGCATTGATATTGCATCTGACCGATCGGTGGCCGACCTAACCGATCGCTTCGATGGGCTTGAGATTGATGTATTGATCAACAACGCCGGCATCTTGCAGCGCAATACTCTGGAAAATCTAGACTTCGAGAGTATTCGTCAGCAGTTTGAGGTGAATGCCTTGGGCACCCTGCGGGTTACCCAAGCTCTGTTGCCCAATCTCCACAGCGGCTCCAAGGTGATCATCATGACCAGTCGCATGGGGTCGATCGCCGATAATACCTCCGGTGGTTCCTATGGCTACCGCATGTCGAAAGTTGCCTTATCTATGGCAGGTAAATCCTTATCCCACGATCTAAAACCCCGTGGTATTCCGGTCGGCATCCTTCATCCAGGGCTTGTGAGCACCCGCATGACTGGCTTTACCTCCGGCGGCATTACGCCTGAAACCTCTGTGAATGGGTTGTTAGAACGGATTGATGCGCTCAATCTAGAAACAACCGGCACCTTTTGGCACGCCAATGGCGAGGTGCTGCCCTGGTAG